One Lysinibacillus fusiformis genomic window carries:
- a CDS encoding cell division protein SepF — MSMKNKIKNFFYLEEEIEEEITQAPIQKQQPVQQPIHAAKPKKTIKERRAPIHEIVPQSASANNNIVSLQAAMNSKGAKVVLVEPRVYAEAQDIAENLKNKRATIVNLQRIDREQGVRIIDFLSGTVYALGGDIQRIGKDIFLCTPDNVEVSGEISNFILDDN; from the coding sequence ATGAGCATGAAAAATAAAATTAAAAACTTCTTTTATCTTGAAGAAGAAATAGAAGAAGAAATCACGCAAGCTCCTATTCAAAAGCAACAACCCGTGCAACAACCGATTCATGCAGCTAAACCTAAAAAGACCATAAAAGAACGTAGGGCACCGATTCATGAAATTGTACCACAAAGTGCATCTGCCAATAATAATATCGTAAGTTTACAAGCAGCTATGAATTCTAAAGGTGCAAAAGTAGTTTTAGTAGAACCGAGAGTTTATGCAGAAGCTCAGGATATTGCGGAAAACTTAAAAAACAAACGTGCTACGATTGTCAATTTACAACGTATTGATCGTGAGCAAGGTGTACGAATTATCGATTTTTTAAGTGGCACCGTTTACGCACTTGGCGGTGATATTCAACGCATCGGTAAAGATATATTCCTATGTACACCAGATAATGTAGAAGTGTCTGGCGAAATTTCAAATTTTATTTTAGACGATAATTAA
- the sigG gene encoding RNA polymerase sporulation sigma factor SigG codes for MRTKVDLCGLDTSTLPILKHEEMKELFIRLQAGETEIREDLVMCNLRLVLSIVGRFAYRGEQADDLFQVGCIGLMKAIDHFDLKHNVRFSTYAVPMIIGEIRRHLRDHHALRVSRSLRDIAYKAMQAKEQWITDNLREPTIEEIAEMIDMKKEDVLFALDAIQDPVSLQEPIYSDGGDAVYMMDQLRDDDVSEDQWVAYVSVKESLQKLDVRQQMIVAKRFYFGETQTEIAKELGISQAQISRLEKNAIETMQKDYK; via the coding sequence ATGCGAACAAAAGTAGATCTTTGCGGCTTAGATACATCGACTTTGCCAATTTTAAAGCACGAGGAAATGAAGGAACTCTTCATTCGTTTACAAGCAGGAGAAACCGAGATTCGGGAAGATCTTGTCATGTGCAATTTAAGGTTAGTGCTCAGTATTGTCGGGCGATTTGCCTATAGGGGTGAACAGGCAGATGATTTATTTCAGGTAGGCTGTATTGGCCTCATGAAAGCCATTGATCATTTTGATTTAAAGCATAATGTACGATTTTCAACATATGCTGTACCAATGATCATTGGTGAAATTCGTCGCCATCTGCGTGATCATCATGCACTACGCGTTTCTCGCTCACTTAGAGATATTGCGTATAAGGCGATGCAGGCAAAAGAGCAATGGATAACTGATAATTTGCGAGAACCAACGATTGAAGAAATTGCTGAAATGATTGACATGAAAAAGGAAGATGTTCTCTTTGCCTTAGATGCCATTCAAGACCCAGTTTCATTACAAGAGCCCATTTATTCAGACGGTGGGGACGCTGTTTATATGATGGACCAATTACGTGATGATGATGTATCAGAAGATCAATGGGTTGCCTACGTGTCGGTGAAAGAAAGTTTGCAAAAGTTAGATGTACGTCAGCAAATGATTGTAGCAAAGCGTTTTTATTTTGGTGAGACACAAACTGAAATTGCAAAGGAACTGGGGATTTCTCAAGCGCAAATTTCACGACTAGAAAAAAATGCGATAGAAACGATGCAGAAAGATTATAAGTAA
- a CDS encoding PRC-barrel domain-containing protein, whose amino-acid sequence MRFSNLQQKEVIEAGNGRFLGFVVDAEVSKETGYVTAFMIAEPRKYLGFFRGEDSVRKVYMKDVLVVGKDVILVKALS is encoded by the coding sequence ATGCGTTTCTCAAATTTACAGCAAAAAGAAGTGATAGAAGCTGGAAATGGACGTTTTTTAGGATTTGTTGTAGATGCAGAGGTTTCGAAGGAAACAGGCTATGTAACTGCTTTTATGATAGCAGAGCCTCGGAAGTATCTAGGGTTTTTTAGAGGAGAAGATTCAGTTAGAAAAGTTTATATGAAAGATGTTCTTGTTGTTGGCAAGGATGTCATACTTGTGAAGGCACTATCGTAG
- a CDS encoding YggT family protein, with product MTFYIIMYYVPLAFQVYSFMLIAYILMSWIPAAQNSAIGRMLAKVCEPYLGIFRKFIPPIGMIDISPIVAIFLLNFIQNGLLIVIQKIYFMF from the coding sequence ATGACTTTTTATATAATTATGTATTATGTGCCATTAGCATTTCAAGTGTATTCTTTTATGCTAATAGCATACATTTTAATGTCTTGGATACCTGCTGCACAAAACTCAGCAATTGGCCGTATGCTTGCAAAAGTATGTGAGCCATACTTGGGGATTTTTAGGAAATTTATTCCTCCTATTGGTATGATTGATATTTCTCCGATCGTGGCAATTTTCCTGTTGAATTTTATTCAAAATGGGCTTCTGATTGTGATTCAAAAAATATACTTTATGTTTTAG
- a CDS encoding YggS family pyridoxal phosphate-dependent enzyme: MTKILTNLYKINGQIQAAQKRANREQDHVQIIAVTKEVSVARTQEAIEAGLVHLGENRPEGLKHKIEAIQAGVHWHYIGSLQTRKVKQVVNDIDYLHSLDRLSLAEEIEKRANKPVKCFVQVNVSGEESKHGLTAEEAIAFIESLQNFTKIQVVGLMTMAPNTENEPIIRSVFQQLKQCQQQIAEMGFAHAPCTELSMGMSNDFEIAVEEGATFVRVGTALVGNERGEQDEHEK, translated from the coding sequence GTGACGAAAATCTTAACAAATTTATACAAAATTAATGGACAAATACAAGCAGCACAAAAACGTGCAAATCGCGAACAAGATCATGTTCAAATTATTGCGGTGACTAAAGAAGTCTCTGTAGCAAGAACACAAGAAGCTATTGAAGCAGGGCTAGTGCATTTAGGAGAAAATCGCCCTGAAGGTTTAAAACATAAAATTGAAGCGATTCAAGCCGGTGTACACTGGCATTATATTGGCTCACTTCAAACTCGTAAAGTAAAACAGGTCGTTAATGATATTGATTATTTACATTCATTGGATCGATTGAGCTTAGCTGAAGAAATTGAAAAAAGAGCAAACAAGCCTGTAAAATGCTTTGTACAAGTTAATGTATCAGGTGAAGAATCAAAACATGGTTTAACAGCCGAAGAGGCAATAGCTTTTATCGAATCTTTACAAAACTTTACGAAAATTCAAGTTGTTGGTTTGATGACAATGGCGCCAAATACAGAGAATGAACCGATCATTCGCTCTGTTTTTCAGCAATTAAAACAATGTCAACAGCAAATAGCCGAGATGGGATTCGCACACGCACCTTGTACCGAGTTATCAATGGGCATGTCTAATGACTTTGAAATAGCGGTAGAGGAAGGAGCTACATTCGTTCGAGTCGGAACGGCTCTTGTTGGAAATGAAAGAGGGGAACAGGATGAGCATGAAAAATAA
- a CDS encoding YlmH family RNA-binding protein, producing the protein MEHLIQHFRKDEQPFIEQVVSWQREVEDRYAPKLTDFLDPRQRFIVASIIGQDDAIKTMSAGLFHEAERQRMLIFPSYFEPQMENYQLTVFTIHYPAKFIQLRHPDVLGALLSLGLNRAKFGDIRVNEQQVQFVVADEVADYVRLHLTGIGKVKVYVESIKETESLIQNEDEWVEESYTVSSMRLDVIMASVLNVSRQRAQALITGKKVRVNWTEREAVAFELQEGDILSVRGSGRLKILMTEGRTKKDKIRLQIGRLAQKS; encoded by the coding sequence ATGGAACATTTAATACAACATTTTAGGAAGGACGAGCAGCCTTTCATCGAACAGGTAGTGAGTTGGCAACGTGAGGTCGAGGATCGCTATGCGCCAAAACTGACTGATTTTTTAGATCCACGTCAACGTTTTATTGTGGCTTCCATTATTGGGCAGGATGACGCTATAAAAACCATGAGTGCAGGTCTTTTTCATGAGGCAGAACGTCAACGTATGCTTATCTTTCCATCCTATTTTGAACCGCAAATGGAAAATTATCAACTAACTGTGTTTACCATTCATTATCCTGCTAAGTTCATACAATTACGTCATCCAGACGTACTAGGTGCACTGTTGTCATTAGGTTTAAATCGCGCTAAATTTGGTGATATACGCGTTAATGAGCAACAAGTACAATTTGTAGTCGCTGATGAGGTTGCAGATTATGTCCGTCTACATTTAACGGGCATTGGTAAAGTCAAGGTGTATGTAGAGTCGATTAAAGAGACCGAGTCTCTTATTCAAAATGAGGATGAATGGGTGGAAGAGTCTTATACGGTTTCTTCGATGCGTTTAGATGTCATAATGGCAAGTGTGTTAAACGTTTCTCGTCAAAGGGCACAGGCACTTATAACAGGTAAGAAAGTACGCGTAAATTGGACAGAGCGAGAGGCAGTTGCTTTCGAATTACAAGAAGGCGATATTTTGTCAGTACGAGGAAGTGGTCGCTTGAAAATACTTATGACAGAAGGTCGTACAAAAAAAGATAAAATTCGCTTGCAAATCGGTCGATTGGCCCAAAAAAGCTAA
- a CDS encoding DivIVA domain-containing protein — protein sequence MPLSPIDIHNKEFTKSFRGYAEDEVNEFLDQIIKDYEILLREKKEVDKQLEMSLEQARYFSSLEETLQKSIVVAQEAADEVRRNSQKEAKLIVKEAEKNADRIINEALTKARKVTIEIDELKKQSKVFRNRFKMLVEAQLDLLNADDWDHLLQYDIDLTEIQSSVEEAQESDEV from the coding sequence ATGCCATTATCACCTATTGATATACATAATAAGGAGTTTACAAAATCCTTTAGAGGTTATGCAGAAGATGAAGTTAATGAATTTTTAGATCAGATCATTAAAGATTATGAAATATTGTTGCGAGAAAAAAAGGAAGTCGACAAGCAGCTAGAAATGTCTTTAGAACAAGCAAGATATTTCAGTTCATTAGAGGAAACATTACAAAAATCAATTGTTGTGGCTCAAGAAGCGGCTGATGAAGTGCGAAGAAATTCACAAAAAGAAGCAAAGCTAATTGTGAAAGAAGCAGAAAAAAATGCTGATCGCATTATAAATGAGGCTTTGACAAAAGCCCGTAAAGTGACAATTGAAATTGATGAGCTGAAAAAGCAATCAAAGGTTTTCCGAAATCGTTTTAAAATGCTTGTAGAGGCACAGCTTGATTTACTAAATGCCGATGATTGGGATCATTTATTACAATATGATATTGATTTAACAGAAATTCAATCATCTGTAGAAGAAGCACAAGAATCAGACGAAGTGTAA